One Mycobacteroides salmoniphilum DNA segment encodes these proteins:
- a CDS encoding enoyl-CoA hydratase/isomerase family protein has product MIRTEQRENGILVVTIDRPERRNALDPQTVAELHSVIEKVDGDPKVRVVVLTAVGASFCAGADLKSLPTDFTNTGVTSTAALLGATDSELVRTLAAQELMASLFERIHRMRQPVIAAVNGHAVGGGFALALACDIRFACPEASFGAVFIRHGVSNCDMGTSYHLPRLVGAARAAELMLTGRVFGADEALRIGLIFDVVPAENLLDVALAKAEEIAVHSPLAVWMTKETMWQTVDAPSLRHALDLENRTQVMCTATGELRRSFDAFREGRA; this is encoded by the coding sequence ATGATCCGTACCGAGCAGCGAGAGAACGGCATCCTGGTCGTCACGATCGATCGCCCGGAGCGCCGCAACGCGTTGGATCCGCAGACCGTGGCTGAGCTGCATTCGGTGATTGAGAAGGTCGATGGCGATCCGAAGGTCCGTGTGGTGGTCCTCACCGCTGTCGGTGCCTCCTTTTGTGCCGGAGCCGATCTGAAGTCGCTGCCCACTGATTTCACCAATACCGGTGTCACCTCGACGGCCGCGCTGCTCGGTGCCACCGACTCGGAGCTGGTCCGCACGCTTGCGGCCCAGGAGCTCATGGCCTCGCTGTTTGAACGGATTCACCGGATGCGTCAGCCGGTCATCGCGGCCGTCAACGGGCATGCGGTCGGCGGCGGGTTCGCGTTGGCGCTGGCCTGCGATATCCGGTTCGCCTGTCCGGAAGCTTCTTTCGGGGCCGTGTTCATTCGTCACGGGGTGTCCAACTGCGATATGGGCACCAGCTATCACCTACCGCGGCTGGTGGGCGCGGCCCGCGCCGCCGAGCTGATGTTGACGGGACGGGTGTTCGGTGCCGACGAGGCCTTGCGGATCGGCTTGATCTTCGACGTGGTGCCCGCCGAGAACCTGCTCGACGTCGCACTGGCGAAGGCCGAAGAGATCGCGGTGCACTCACCCTTGGCGGTGTGGATGACCAAGGAGACGATGTGGCAGACGGTCGATGCGCCGAGCCTGCGACATGCACTGGATCTGGAGAACAGGACCCAGGTGATGTGCACTGCCACAGGGGAACTGCGCCGGTCCTTCGACGCATTCCGGGAGGGCCGCGCCTAG
- a CDS encoding TetR/AcrR family transcriptional regulator, with amino-acid sequence MTNTAAEPTGIAHDSTDQRLLGAAERLFAERGVDAVSLRAIMAAAGTNVASVHYHFGSKERLIEALLDKYLNQLETRRFALLDVAEKAGTLRAIAEAIVVPLAEIGEEGGTAWLSTLGKLLISGHPALIPMSVSFQPQAARLQELIVRLRPNASLPSIRFGVTHAVTLTCVVLGDIPHTNRLMSLSGTYLDDRQMNAQLVDMVTAILAGPPRED; translated from the coding sequence ATGACCAACACCGCAGCAGAACCTACTGGTATTGCCCATGATTCCACCGATCAGCGATTGCTCGGTGCCGCCGAGCGATTGTTCGCCGAGCGCGGTGTGGACGCGGTATCTCTGCGCGCGATCATGGCGGCGGCCGGCACCAATGTCGCCTCGGTGCACTATCACTTCGGATCCAAGGAGCGTCTCATCGAGGCGCTGCTCGACAAGTACCTGAACCAACTAGAGACTCGCCGCTTCGCGTTATTGGATGTCGCCGAGAAGGCCGGGACACTGCGCGCCATCGCCGAGGCGATCGTCGTCCCGCTGGCGGAGATCGGTGAAGAAGGTGGAACCGCATGGCTTTCCACCCTGGGAAAGCTTCTCATCAGCGGCCATCCCGCGTTGATTCCGATGAGCGTGAGTTTCCAGCCTCAGGCCGCGCGACTCCAGGAACTCATCGTCCGGCTACGTCCGAACGCGTCACTGCCGTCCATCCGTTTTGGCGTCACCCACGCGGTGACGCTGACCTGCGTGGTTCTCGGCGATATCCCCCACACCAATCGTCTGATGTCCTTGAGCGGCACCTACCTTGACGACCGGCAGATGAACGCGCAGCTCGTCGACATGGTGACCGCCATCCTGGCCGGACCTCCCAGAGAGGACTAG
- a CDS encoding enoyl-CoA hydratase-related protein, translating to MTTERELLVERDGPIVIVTMNRPHRRNALSTTMIGQFAQVWDEIDADDGIRAAILTGAGAAYCVGGDLSDGWMVRDGSAPPLDPAAIGRGLLLTHTLTKPLIAAVNGACLGGGCEMLQQTDIRVADENATFGLPEVQRGLVPGAGSMVRLKRQIPYTKAMEMILTGEPLTAQEAYHFGLVGHVAPAGTALDKARSLAERVVRNSPLAVRNAKEAVVRSGWIAEEDARAIEARLTRQVITSADAREGLAAFREKREARFTGQ from the coding sequence ATGACCACCGAGCGAGAACTTCTCGTCGAGCGTGACGGCCCCATCGTCATCGTGACCATGAACCGTCCGCATCGTCGGAATGCACTGTCCACCACTATGATCGGGCAGTTCGCCCAGGTCTGGGACGAGATCGACGCGGACGACGGCATCCGGGCTGCCATCCTGACGGGCGCAGGTGCCGCCTACTGCGTGGGGGGCGATCTCAGTGACGGCTGGATGGTCCGCGACGGCTCCGCCCCGCCACTGGACCCCGCCGCCATCGGCAGGGGTCTGCTACTCACCCATACCCTGACCAAACCACTCATCGCGGCGGTCAACGGCGCGTGCCTCGGCGGCGGCTGTGAGATGTTGCAGCAGACCGATATCCGTGTTGCCGACGAGAACGCAACCTTCGGTCTTCCGGAAGTGCAGCGCGGGCTGGTGCCCGGAGCGGGGTCCATGGTCCGCCTCAAGCGCCAGATTCCCTACACCAAAGCTATGGAGATGATCCTCACGGGCGAGCCACTCACCGCCCAGGAGGCATACCATTTCGGATTGGTGGGACACGTGGCACCGGCGGGCACCGCATTGGACAAGGCGCGCAGCCTCGCCGAGCGCGTAGTCCGCAACAGCCCCCTGGCCGTGCGCAACGCCAAGGAGGCAGTGGTGCGCAGCGGATGGATTGCCGAGGAAGATGCCCGCGCCATCGAGGCTCGGCTTACCCGACAGGTGATTACCTCCGCCGACGCGCGCGAGGGATTGGCCGCGTTCCGCGAGAAACGAGAGGCACGGTTCACCGGGCAATGA
- a CDS encoding thiolase domain-containing protein: MSARVAVVGVGQSKQAKKREVSIAALVREAVDGALADAELTFGDIDAIVLAKTPDLFDGVMNPELYLADAMGARGLPVTRVFTGGSVGGHAAIYAAHLVQAGLAGRVLVVAYSKESEGNFTWALSRPLPFSVQLGAGAGGHFAPVIREYIRRSQAPEHIGWQVAVNHRLNATRNPYAHIHKPDITVEEVRNSPMLWDPIRFLESCPSSDGSCAVVVSSELFAMHAPRPPAWIHGTGWRTETGHFAGRDEVNPRAGQECAAQAYREAGITDPATEVDVSELYIPYSWYEPMWMENIGLAPEGAGWRAVDEGHTAFEGTHPINPSGGVLSGNPTGATGLLRFAEAALQVRGLAGEHQVDGARRAIGHAMGGASQFHALWVVGSERP; this comes from the coding sequence ATGAGTGCCCGTGTTGCGGTAGTCGGTGTCGGACAAAGCAAGCAGGCCAAGAAACGTGAGGTCAGCATCGCGGCGCTGGTCCGCGAGGCGGTGGACGGCGCGCTGGCCGATGCGGAGCTGACATTCGGGGATATCGACGCGATCGTGCTCGCCAAGACCCCTGATCTTTTCGACGGGGTGATGAATCCCGAGCTGTACCTCGCCGACGCGATGGGCGCGCGTGGTCTGCCGGTCACCCGGGTGTTCACCGGCGGCAGTGTGGGCGGGCACGCGGCCATCTACGCCGCGCACCTGGTACAGGCCGGACTCGCCGGCAGAGTACTGGTAGTCGCGTATTCCAAGGAGTCAGAAGGAAATTTCACCTGGGCACTGTCACGGCCACTGCCGTTCAGCGTCCAGCTGGGCGCCGGCGCGGGCGGGCATTTCGCACCGGTGATCCGCGAGTACATTCGCCGCTCGCAGGCGCCGGAGCACATCGGCTGGCAGGTCGCCGTGAATCATCGCCTCAACGCTACCCGGAACCCGTACGCGCACATCCACAAACCCGATATCACCGTCGAGGAGGTGCGCAACTCCCCGATGCTGTGGGATCCGATCCGGTTCCTGGAATCCTGCCCGTCATCGGATGGCTCGTGTGCCGTCGTCGTTTCGTCCGAGCTGTTTGCCATGCATGCCCCTCGACCACCCGCCTGGATTCACGGCACCGGATGGCGCACCGAGACAGGTCATTTCGCAGGTCGCGACGAGGTGAATCCGCGCGCCGGACAGGAGTGCGCTGCGCAGGCGTACCGCGAGGCGGGAATCACCGATCCCGCCACCGAGGTCGACGTCTCCGAGCTCTACATCCCCTACAGCTGGTATGAGCCGATGTGGATGGAAAACATTGGGCTGGCCCCGGAGGGGGCGGGCTGGCGCGCCGTCGATGAGGGCCACACCGCATTCGAGGGCACACATCCGATCAACCCCTCCGGCGGTGTGCTCTCGGGCAACCCCACCGGCGCGACGGGCCTACTTCGGTTCGCCGAAGCGGCATTGCAGGTGCGCGGACTAGCAGGGGAACATCAGGTCGACGGCGCCAGACGTGCGATAGGACATGCCATGGGCGGAGCATCGCAGTTCCACGCGCTCTGGGTAGTGGGAAGCGAGAGGCCATGA